One genomic window of bacterium includes the following:
- the aceK gene encoding bifunctional isocitrate dehydrogenase kinase/phosphatase has product MARSTQFPSTTTVSHAAHLILAMHEEHRADFERLTGMSRLTFEQRDWKERQRIATMRLDLYENSLDLAEQMLSQCLGDSLRDPQVWRLIKSRFRSAIRGRYDRDLAETYFNSTTRKILQTVGINRDVEFFSQRTPNPKKNPSRRIFRTYHVNGPTEKVIADILRQFGFEARFRDLEADATLVSQEINLRVWPIMHYRGGFEIDMIKAPFFRNKVAYLVGRIRADGHLLPLILPLYNSLDGIYVDTALLDEVDASIVFSFAFSYFHVQVKWHHELIEFLRSILPSKPLSDLYFSLGYTKHGKTEFYRMLHSFVHESREKFVIAPGKEGAVMIGFTLPDLGYVFKIIKDRPCFLRSEETTSKRTTREEIVRQYEFVCHRDRVGRLVDTQEFENLRFKRKRFSADLLHEFATAASGAVSIEREYVVIHHLYLQRKVTPLPIYLMEEQDAESIRRVVIDFGYFLKDLASIGIFPSDLFNIWNYGVTRRGRVVLFDYDDVCPLEQVNFRHKPPPKNELEELEDDSDRIAAMPNDFFLDETERYSGIPFPLKGIFRRIHGDLYTADFWKEMKRRVRRGELADITPYDRRKKFENRLLTV; this is encoded by the coding sequence ATGGCGCGCTCAACGCAGTTTCCGTCCACAACCACCGTCTCCCATGCCGCACATCTTATCCTCGCCATGCATGAGGAACATCGTGCCGATTTCGAGCGCTTGACCGGAATGTCCCGCCTCACATTCGAGCAACGCGACTGGAAAGAACGCCAGCGGATCGCCACCATGCGCCTCGACCTCTACGAAAACTCGCTCGATCTGGCCGAGCAGATGCTCAGTCAATGCCTGGGTGATTCACTCCGTGACCCGCAGGTCTGGCGTCTCATCAAATCACGTTTTCGCTCGGCGATCCGGGGACGCTACGACCGCGACCTCGCCGAAACCTACTTCAATTCCACCACCCGCAAGATCCTCCAGACTGTCGGTATCAACCGCGATGTTGAGTTCTTCAGTCAGCGCACCCCAAATCCCAAGAAGAACCCGTCCAGGCGGATATTCCGCACCTACCACGTGAACGGCCCGACAGAAAAGGTCATCGCGGATATTCTCCGGCAATTCGGCTTCGAGGCCAGATTCAGAGATCTTGAGGCCGATGCAACACTTGTCTCCCAGGAAATCAACCTGCGGGTCTGGCCGATCATGCACTATCGCGGTGGGTTTGAGATCGATATGATCAAGGCGCCGTTTTTCCGCAACAAGGTCGCCTATCTTGTCGGACGGATTCGTGCTGATGGTCACTTGCTCCCCCTTATCCTCCCGCTCTATAATAGTCTCGATGGCATTTATGTCGATACCGCCCTGTTGGATGAGGTCGATGCTTCCATCGTTTTCAGCTTTGCCTTCAGCTACTTCCATGTTCAGGTCAAATGGCATCATGAACTGATTGAGTTTCTTCGTTCGATCCTCCCGTCCAAACCTCTCTCAGATCTCTATTTTTCGCTAGGCTACACCAAACATGGGAAAACCGAGTTCTATCGCATGCTGCACTCGTTCGTGCATGAGTCGCGGGAGAAGTTTGTTATCGCTCCCGGCAAAGAAGGCGCGGTCATGATCGGCTTCACCCTCCCCGACTTGGGCTATGTCTTTAAGATCATCAAGGACCGCCCGTGCTTTCTCCGGAGCGAAGAAACCACCAGCAAGCGCACGACTCGCGAAGAGATCGTCAGACAGTACGAATTTGTTTGTCACCGCGACCGTGTCGGTCGTCTGGTCGACACCCAGGAGTTCGAGAATCTCCGCTTCAAACGGAAACGCTTTTCCGCCGACCTGCTGCACGAATTCGCCACCGCTGCGTCCGGAGCAGTCAGTATTGAGCGGGAATACGTTGTCATCCACCATCTCTACCTGCAACGCAAAGTGACACCACTCCCTATCTATTTGATGGAAGAGCAGGACGCAGAATCGATCCGGCGGGTGGTCATCGATTTCGGTTACTTCCTGAAAGACCTCGCATCGATCGGGATCTTCCCGTCAGACCTCTTTAATATCTGGAACTACGGCGTGACGAGACGCGGCAGAGTGGTGCTGTTTGATTACGATGATGTCTGCCCCCTGGAACAGGTCAATTTCCGGCACAAACCGCCGCCGAAAAACGAACTGGAAGAGTTAGAGGATGATTCCGACCGGATCGCCGCCATGCCAAACGATTTCTTCCTCGATGAAACCGAGCGGTATTCCGGGATTCCTTTTCCACTCAAGGGGATATTCCGCCGAATTCACGGCGACCTCTATACGGCAGATTTCTGGAAAGAGATGAAACGTCGGGTCAGACGGGGTGAGTTGGCGGATATCACTCCCTATGACCGCCGCAAGAAATTCGAGAACCGTCTGCTGACAGTCTAG
- a CDS encoding XTP/dITP diphosphatase, producing the protein MQLVLATNNRDKVKEIKHLLEELPVTILTADDFLDFPDPEETGSTLIENAILKARAIAEFCELPALADDSGLEVDALNGAPGVYSSRYAGENVTYKDNYTKLLLELAGVPQEKRTARFRCVIAIIWEDGSVDTVEGVAEGLITTTVIGDRGFGYDPVFFYPPLNKCFSEMSLDEKNQVSHRGRALQAARDLIIARLNQQS; encoded by the coding sequence ATGCAGCTAGTCCTCGCCACCAACAATCGCGACAAAGTCAAAGAGATCAAACATCTGCTGGAAGAGCTTCCGGTCACAATCCTGACCGCTGACGATTTCCTTGATTTTCCTGACCCCGAAGAGACCGGCAGCACGCTAATTGAAAACGCCATTCTCAAAGCGCGCGCTATCGCCGAATTCTGCGAACTTCCGGCTCTGGCCGATGACAGCGGTCTTGAAGTTGACGCGCTCAATGGCGCCCCCGGCGTCTACTCCTCCCGCTACGCCGGCGAAAACGTTACGTACAAAGATAATTACACCAAACTGCTGCTTGAACTGGCTGGCGTCCCACAGGAAAAGCGGACAGCCCGCTTCCGCTGCGTTATTGCCATAATCTGGGAAGATGGTTCAGTCGACACAGTCGAAGGAGTCGCGGAAGGACTCATCACGACTACCGTGATTGGCGACAGAGGGTTTGGATATGACCCTGTCTTCTTCTATCCCCCGCTCAATAAGTGCTTTTCGGAAATGTCTCTCGACGAAAAGAACCAGGTTTCACATCGCGGACGGGCCCTCCAGGCGGCCCGCGATCTGATCATCGCACGACTCAATCAGCAGAGCTGA
- a CDS encoding YiiX family permuted papain-like enzyme yields MKHCRLSLFSLLLLLSLVVSGSAADSTAVLRDGDIVFHRSLSNLSQAISLVTGSEITHMGLIFIRDGKPWVIEAGGTVRYSTYEEFIARGAEQKFVVKRLASADSILTRAKIDSMRVAADRFVGRNYDGQFNWSDDQLYCSELVWKIYHAVGIDLGTLRKLKEYKFDHPIVKEQLRRRYGDNVPLEEPVIAPSDIFDLPTLTIVTQR; encoded by the coding sequence ATGAAACACTGCAGACTTTCCCTTTTCTCTCTCCTGCTTCTCCTCTCTCTCGTTGTATCCGGTTCGGCCGCTGACTCAACAGCGGTTCTTCGTGATGGTGATATCGTTTTCCACCGTTCGCTCTCCAATTTGAGTCAGGCGATCTCACTGGTCACCGGCTCGGAGATCACCCACATGGGGCTGATCTTTATTCGCGATGGCAAACCGTGGGTGATCGAGGCGGGCGGGACAGTCCGCTATTCAACCTACGAAGAGTTCATCGCCCGGGGCGCTGAGCAAAAGTTCGTCGTCAAACGTCTTGCAAGTGCAGACTCGATTTTGACCAGGGCGAAGATCGACAGCATGCGCGTCGCCGCCGATAGATTTGTTGGACGGAATTACGATGGTCAGTTCAACTGGTCCGATGACCAGTTGTATTGCTCGGAGCTGGTCTGGAAGATCTATCATGCGGTCGGGATCGATCTCGGCACACTGCGTAAACTGAAAGAATACAAGTTCGACCATCCGATCGTCAAAGAACAGCTCAGACGTCGCTATGGCGACAACGTCCCACTTGAAGAACCAGTCATCGCCCCATCGGATATCTTTGACCTGCCAACTCTCACGATCGTCACTCAACGCTGA
- a CDS encoding glutamate racemase, translating into MELPIGVFDSGVGGLTVARELFKILPHEDVIYFGDVGRAPYGGRSKEIITSFTHQDVAFLMEHHVKFIICACNTASAVALDEVRKGSDVQMIGVIEPGAKAAVARTQSGRIGVIGTVATISSNSYARTIHEIDPKIKVFSLACPLFVPLVEEGYINKEATYLIARDYLKTMKDVDVDTLILGCTHYPLLKHVIADVMGDRVMLIDSGEETARVARDLMQSEHLLNAATDKGHNLPGEHKFFVSDVPEKFSSVATRFLGEVVDNITRVDISRY; encoded by the coding sequence ATGGAACTACCAATTGGTGTTTTTGATTCCGGCGTCGGCGGCCTGACGGTTGCCCGCGAACTCTTCAAGATCCTCCCGCATGAGGATGTCATCTACTTTGGCGATGTTGGCAGGGCCCCCTATGGTGGACGTTCCAAAGAGATCATCACCAGCTTCACGCATCAGGATGTCGCCTTCCTGATGGAGCACCATGTAAAGTTCATCATCTGTGCCTGCAATACCGCCTCTGCGGTCGCCCTCGACGAAGTCCGCAAGGGCTCCGATGTTCAGATGATCGGCGTGATCGAACCGGGCGCAAAAGCGGCAGTCGCGCGAACTCAGTCCGGGCGGATCGGCGTTATCGGCACGGTCGCCACGATCAGCTCCAATTCATATGCACGGACCATTCATGAGATCGACCCCAAGATCAAGGTCTTCTCCCTCGCCTGTCCCCTCTTCGTCCCGCTGGTCGAGGAAGGGTATATCAACAAAGAAGCAACCTACCTGATCGCCAGAGATTATCTCAAAACTATGAAGGATGTTGATGTCGACACCCTGATCCTTGGCTGTACCCATTATCCACTGCTCAAGCATGTGATCGCCGATGTTATGGGGGATCGAGTGATGCTGATCGACTCCGGCGAGGAGACCGCCCGCGTTGCCCGCGACTTGATGCAGAGTGAACATCTGCTTAATGCCGCCACAGACAAAGGGCACAACCTTCCGGGCGAGCACAAGTTTTTCGTCTCCGATGTCCCCGAGAAATTCTCTTCTGTAGCGACCCGTTTCCTTGGCGAAGTAGTCGACAATATCACCCGCGTGGATATCAGCAGGTACTAG
- a CDS encoding N-acetylmuramoyl-L-alanine amidase: protein MIIPSRLRLTLPLVTLLVILLLTVSLSAKIKIASAEGEVEIASYNHDGVEYLSLVSLSRVISGVVDWEIPGHEVGYVVGSYRFAFLIGSPYFRLNDSLFNLIYATEYKEGDIYLPAETFMPFVDRISAERIRFDKKDSKVSLEKGKYNITDIAFSAKANGLLIEIMLSDPLAYSVFVTEGNWINVSIRNGKLNIGKIESRLDSRLLVKLQAIQEDGVAQISFQVRQGLQQVKTTHHKLVQEPTRIQISVPDVTFQIDSTKAPGGSGQPKTPTIDNTIDVIVVDAGHGGKDYGAIGPDKTREKDVALAIARQLADLIRADGRFKVIMTRNSDTYLTLQERADIANRAGADLFISIHANASPSRKANGWNVFFLAPAKNDSARAVEQLENSYFVREMQATPGEESQENEEAEEMDSGMSLEDPIMGILNEMLMTEFQAESHEFALMIDRQFRKSLETPARGVDQAGFFVLNKVFTPSVLVESAFISNRAEVKLLKSPAYQKKVATGVFEAIKEFAAKYNGPADKE from the coding sequence ATGATAATCCCCTCTCGCTTACGCCTGACCCTGCCACTGGTCACGTTGCTCGTCATCCTCTTGCTGACAGTATCGCTTTCTGCCAAGATCAAGATTGCGTCTGCCGAAGGCGAGGTTGAGATCGCCTCGTACAATCATGACGGCGTCGAATACCTCTCCCTGGTCTCGTTGTCGCGAGTCATTTCCGGAGTGGTCGACTGGGAGATCCCCGGACACGAGGTCGGCTATGTCGTCGGAAGCTACCGCTTCGCCTTTCTCATCGGTTCTCCCTATTTTCGGCTGAACGATTCCCTCTTCAACCTGATCTACGCCACAGAATATAAGGAGGGAGATATCTACCTCCCTGCCGAGACTTTTATGCCGTTTGTCGATCGCATCTCTGCCGAACGGATCCGCTTCGACAAAAAGGACTCCAAAGTCAGTCTGGAAAAGGGGAAATACAATATCACTGATATTGCTTTCTCGGCGAAAGCGAACGGACTGCTGATCGAGATCATGCTGAGCGACCCACTCGCCTATAGCGTCTTTGTGACCGAAGGAAACTGGATCAATGTCTCGATCCGCAATGGAAAGCTGAATATCGGAAAGATCGAATCCCGCCTCGACTCGCGCCTGCTGGTCAAGCTTCAGGCGATCCAGGAAGACGGCGTCGCCCAGATCAGCTTCCAGGTTCGCCAGGGTCTGCAACAAGTCAAAACGACCCATCACAAACTGGTCCAGGAGCCGACCCGCATCCAGATATCCGTTCCGGATGTCACTTTCCAGATCGATTCCACCAAAGCTCCGGGCGGATCAGGACAACCGAAAACTCCCACTATCGACAATACAATTGACGTCATCGTGGTTGATGCCGGACATGGCGGCAAAGATTATGGCGCGATCGGTCCGGACAAAACGCGGGAAAAAGATGTTGCTCTGGCGATCGCCCGCCAACTAGCCGATCTGATCCGCGCCGATGGTCGTTTCAAAGTGATTATGACCCGCAACTCCGATACCTATCTGACTCTTCAGGAACGTGCTGATATCGCCAATCGCGCGGGTGCTGACCTGTTTATTTCTATCCACGCGAATGCCTCTCCCAGTCGCAAAGCGAATGGCTGGAATGTCTTTTTCCTCGCGCCGGCGAAAAACGACTCCGCGCGGGCAGTCGAACAACTGGAAAACAGCTATTTCGTTCGTGAAATGCAGGCTACCCCTGGCGAAGAATCGCAAGAGAATGAAGAAGCCGAAGAGATGGATAGCGGAATGTCGCTCGAGGATCCAATCATGGGGATCCTTAATGAAATGCTGATGACCGAATTCCAGGCCGAATCACACGAATTCGCCCTGATGATCGACCGCCAGTTCCGCAAATCGTTGGAGACTCCTGCACGCGGCGTTGACCAGGCTGGATTTTTCGTTCTGAACAAAGTCTTCACGCCGTCCGTGCTGGTGGAGTCAGCCTTCATTTCAAATCGAGCCGAGGTCAAACTACTGAAAAGCCCGGCCTACCAAAAGAAAGTCGCGACCGGAGTTTTCGAGGCAATCAAGGAATTTGCCGCCAAATATAACGGCCCCGCAGACAAAGAGTAA
- the smpB gene encoding SsrA-binding protein SmpB, translating to MQTDKDDIQIVTRNRKARHEYEIVDTYEAGIELRGSEVKSIREGKVSLNEAYAIVQNGSVMLISMHINPYKMSTHQEIDPLRPRRLLLHKKEIRKLFARTEQKGMTLVPLSLYFKGKHAKVELGLGIGRKTYDKRQAIAEADAKRRINRATLRNLKRPE from the coding sequence ATGCAGACCGACAAGGATGACATCCAGATCGTCACCCGTAACCGTAAAGCACGGCACGAGTACGAGATAGTCGATACCTACGAGGCCGGGATCGAGCTTCGGGGGAGCGAGGTTAAGTCGATTCGTGAGGGCAAAGTCAGCCTAAACGAGGCCTACGCCATCGTCCAGAACGGGTCTGTTATGCTGATCAGTATGCACATCAACCCATACAAAATGTCCACCCACCAGGAGATCGACCCCCTCCGGCCACGACGGTTGCTGCTGCACAAGAAAGAGATCCGCAAGCTGTTCGCCCGCACCGAACAGAAAGGGATGACCCTAGTCCCCCTTTCCCTCTACTTCAAGGGAAAGCACGCCAAAGTTGAACTTGGCCTTGGGATTGGACGTAAAACGTATGACAAGCGCCAGGCGATCGCTGAAGCCGATGCCAAGCGCAGGATCAACCGCGCAACTCTCAGGAATTTGAAACGACCCGAATGA
- a CDS encoding response regulator, with protein MTTGSGKKILVVDDDPAISGLISAILGKDGYSVIVANCGSDGVRKAGEEHPKLVLMDITMPDMDGYEATRLIKSAPDMKDIPVIFLTGRSASEDGGRAFTSGGLTFMRKPFTAQQLRDLVSLAVQ; from the coding sequence ATGACTACCGGTTCAGGGAAAAAGATCCTGGTGGTAGATGACGATCCGGCAATCAGTGGATTGATTTCCGCGATTCTTGGCAAGGATGGATATTCGGTGATAGTCGCGAATTGCGGCTCCGATGGGGTCCGCAAAGCAGGCGAAGAGCATCCGAAACTGGTTTTGATGGATATCACGATGCCGGATATGGATGGATACGAGGCAACTCGTCTGATCAAGTCGGCTCCGGACATGAAGGATATTCCGGTGATATTTTTGACGGGACGGTCGGCCAGCGAAGATGGCGGCCGCGCATTTACGTCGGGCGGATTGACGTTCATGCGGAAGCCGTTTACCGCCCAGCAGTTGCGGGACCTGGTCTCGCTGGCGGTGCAATAG
- a CDS encoding response regulator produces MSYKIKIQTAKVLVVDDEPEITDIVETFLAEAGYTVTVENHSRQAIAKAKEFKPDVVILDIMMPDIDGYAICQEIKQDPALASVPIIFLTGKDRNDDMGRSFKAGGDMFIKKPFSCERLLEIVNLVVMSTSRH; encoded by the coding sequence ATGTCGTATAAGATAAAGATTCAGACCGCCAAAGTGCTTGTCGTGGATGACGAGCCTGAGATCACCGATATCGTCGAGACGTTTCTTGCCGAGGCGGGTTACACCGTCACCGTGGAGAATCACTCGCGTCAGGCGATCGCGAAAGCGAAAGAGTTCAAGCCCGATGTCGTGATCCTGGATATCATGATGCCGGACATCGATGGTTACGCTATCTGTCAGGAGATCAAGCAGGATCCCGCGCTGGCCAGCGTACCGATCATTTTCCTGACCGGTAAAGACCGGAATGATGACATGGGCCGTTCGTTCAAAGCCGGCGGAGACATGTTCATCAAAAAGCCGTTCTCCTGCGAACGGCTCCTTGAGATCGTTAATCTCGTCGTTATGTCGACCTCGCGCCACTGA
- a CDS encoding DUF1858 domain-containing protein, producing MQQPSDLPLNVTIQEISMTPYMKRFIYASVAYLAIGSILAMFNSLPSLAYFAKYAHTHFNLAGFMSMMVFGIGYFILPRFNGADIRFPGWIAVHFWLGNLSLVGMVLTKGFALQMDNRSLEIGFEIFATLQLVSILMFVINIWATLQQKPAPALQPNIVVQKSPSPQVVAVAPPTRTPLPEARPAVTVTVSQHSRVSDLVDLVPSVKELLIAKGLSSLALPGHIDKVRMMGVTIGMACRNHGLDMAGMIDSLERHLEEAGIKITKTGSPQVDGSSMIGEVLQNYPEARAVFQRYFGSGCFDCPGQAFESVSMACKMHGVEEQKFLDELADAVR from the coding sequence GTGCAACAACCATCCGATCTTCCGCTCAACGTTACGATTCAGGAGATCAGCATGACCCCGTATATGAAACGGTTTATCTACGCCTCAGTCGCCTACCTGGCGATCGGTTCGATTCTTGCGATGTTCAACTCATTGCCCAGTCTCGCCTATTTTGCCAAGTACGCGCATACCCACTTTAACCTTGCGGGATTTATGTCGATGATGGTTTTCGGCATCGGCTACTTCATCCTCCCGCGATTCAACGGCGCGGACATTCGCTTCCCCGGATGGATCGCCGTTCATTTCTGGCTCGGCAATCTCAGCCTGGTCGGCATGGTCCTGACCAAGGGATTCGCGCTGCAAATGGACAATCGATCGCTTGAAATCGGCTTTGAGATCTTTGCCACACTGCAATTGGTTTCGATCCTGATGTTTGTCATCAATATCTGGGCAACTCTCCAGCAAAAACCGGCACCGGCACTCCAACCGAATATAGTCGTGCAAAAGTCACCGTCCCCGCAGGTAGTGGCCGTGGCGCCACCGACTCGGACACCCCTACCCGAAGCCCGGCCCGCAGTAACTGTCACCGTGTCGCAACATTCACGCGTATCCGATCTGGTCGATCTGGTCCCCTCGGTCAAAGAATTGCTCATTGCAAAAGGGTTATCCTCGCTGGCGCTCCCGGGCCATATAGACAAAGTGAGAATGATGGGAGTAACGATCGGCATGGCCTGCCGGAATCACGGTCTCGATATGGCTGGAATGATCGATTCGCTCGAACGCCATCTGGAAGAGGCCGGGATCAAGATAACTAAAACAGGGTCGCCGCAGGTTGATGGATCATCCATGATCGGCGAAGTACTGCAGAACTATCCGGAAGCACGTGCCGTCTTTCAGCGATACTTTGGCTCGGGTTGTTTTGATTGTCCGGGACAGGCGTTTGAATCAGTCAGTATGGCTTGTAAAATGCACGGCGTCGAAGAACAGAAATTCCTCGATGAGCTGGCAGATGCTGTCAGATAG
- a CDS encoding 4Fe-4S dicluster domain-containing protein, with protein MNHRFMVKPDLCTGCRTCELACSFTHQVDGKPGRSRIYPLAGGFKDLYVPVVCFQCEDPACVKSCLVNAITLNPVTGAYEIDPKVCVRCMACVAACPFGCSLHDKLHNLVIKCDLCGGDPVCAHFCPTKALEWKEIVLPQEKMKSAV; from the coding sequence ATGAATCACCGCTTCATGGTCAAACCCGACCTCTGCACCGGCTGCCGGACCTGTGAACTGGCCTGCTCGTTCACTCATCAGGTGGATGGCAAACCGGGACGAAGCAGAATTTATCCGCTCGCTGGTGGATTTAAGGACCTTTATGTCCCGGTCGTCTGTTTTCAGTGTGAGGACCCGGCCTGCGTCAAATCATGCCTGGTCAACGCCATCACTCTTAACCCGGTGACTGGCGCGTATGAGATAGACCCGAAAGTTTGTGTCCGTTGTATGGCCTGCGTTGCTGCCTGTCCCTTTGGCTGCTCGCTCCATGACAAACTGCACAACCTCGTCATAAAGTGTGATCTCTGTGGTGGCGATCCGGTCTGCGCTCATTTCTGCCCGACCAAGGCGCTGGAATGGAAAGAGATCGTCCTGCCGCAGGAAAAAATGAAATCGGCGGTCTAA
- a CDS encoding (2Fe-2S)-binding protein has protein sequence MSMKTVTITVNGKLVRATEGEYLLKVLRREGIDVPALCQHDAVEPYGGCRVCMVEITKAEWNGWSDMVTSCLYPVADGLIVQTHSNQVIELRKTIIDLMLARNPHTPLIQQLAADYGINSTSFQPVPEPNDCILCGICTRICDTMGFHAISTVNRGHGREIAPPLGEAPESCVGCLACALNCPTNYIKFTDSGKTRTIWKKQFEMVTDKRTGAPTITREFAEYLIAHRNIPADYFDLNDESHRKETATNMGAIAAWSREDLK, from the coding sequence ATGAGTATGAAAACTGTTACGATAACCGTCAACGGCAAGCTGGTCCGGGCGACTGAAGGCGAGTACCTCCTCAAGGTCCTTCGCCGCGAAGGGATCGATGTCCCTGCCCTGTGCCAGCATGACGCTGTCGAACCCTATGGCGGCTGCCGCGTTTGCATGGTGGAGATCACCAAAGCGGAATGGAACGGCTGGTCCGACATGGTCACCTCCTGCCTCTACCCCGTGGCCGATGGTCTGATCGTTCAGACCCATTCAAACCAGGTGATCGAACTGCGCAAAACAATTATCGACCTGATGTTAGCCCGTAATCCGCACACACCCTTGATTCAACAGCTCGCCGCGGATTACGGCATAAATTCCACCAGCTTCCAGCCAGTCCCGGAACCGAACGATTGTATCCTCTGCGGCATCTGCACCCGCATCTGCGATACGATGGGTTTCCATGCGATCTCGACCGTCAATCGCGGCCACGGTCGTGAGATCGCCCCGCCATTGGGTGAAGCTCCGGAGAGTTGTGTCGGCTGTCTCGCCTGCGCTCTCAACTGCCCAACCAATTACATCAAGTTCACCGATTCGGGCAAAACCAGAACTATTTGGAAGAAGCAGTTTGAGATGGTGACCGACAAGCGGACCGGCGCGCCGACCATTACCCGCGAATTCGCCGAGTACCTGATTGCGCACCGGAATATCCCGGCAGACTATTTCGACTTGAATGATGAATCACATCGCAAGGAGACCGCAACCAACATGGGCGCCATTGCTGCCTGGAGTCGGGAGGATCTGAAATGA